In Rhodobacter xanthinilyticus, a single window of DNA contains:
- the thrS gene encoding threonine--tRNA ligase, with translation MSRQITLTFPDGAQRSYEAGITAAEVAASIAPSLAKAAISAQLDGAHWDLQWPITADAKLSINTMKDTVPALELIRHDLAHIMARAVQELWPDVKVTIGPVRDHGWFYDFDRAEPFTPEDLGAIEARMKAIINAREPVRTEVWERDRAIAYYTENNEPYKVELVNRIPEGEPLRMYWHGSWQDLCRGPHLQHTGQVPADAFKLTHVAGAYWLGDSTRPMLQRIYGVAFRSREDLKAHMTMLEEAAKRDHRKLGREMDLFHMQEEAPGQVFWHPNGWTIYTTLQDYMRRRQRADGYVEVNTPQVVNRNLWEKSGHWENYRENMFIVEVDEEGAREKVINALKPMNCPCHVQIFNVGLKSYRDLPLRMAEFGSCARYEPSGALHGIMRVRGFTQDDAHIFCTEAQIEAETKKFIDFLSQIYADLGFTAWRIKLSTRPEKRIGSEESWDHAEAALANACQHAGYDFELFPGEGAFYGPKLEFVLTDAIGRDWQCGTLQVDQNLPERLDASYIGADGERHRPVMLHRACLGSFERFIGMLIENFAGKLPLWLAPRQVVVASIVSDADDYVREVTAALTAAGIRAEADTRNEKINYKVREHSLGKVPYIFAIGMKEVEERSVSVRQLGETRTRTAQLDEILAELAAEATPPDLR, from the coding sequence ATGTCCCGTCAGATCACCCTCACCTTCCCCGATGGCGCGCAGCGCAGCTACGAGGCTGGCATCACCGCCGCCGAAGTGGCCGCCTCGATCGCGCCCTCGCTCGCCAAGGCGGCGATTTCCGCCCAGCTCGACGGCGCGCATTGGGATCTGCAATGGCCGATCACGGCCGATGCGAAGCTCTCGATCAACACGATGAAGGACACCGTCCCCGCGCTCGAGCTGATCCGCCACGACCTCGCCCATATCATGGCGCGCGCGGTCCAGGAGCTGTGGCCCGACGTCAAGGTCACCATCGGCCCGGTGCGCGACCACGGCTGGTTTTACGATTTCGACCGCGCCGAGCCCTTCACGCCCGAGGATCTGGGCGCGATCGAAGCGCGGATGAAGGCGATCATCAATGCCCGCGAGCCGGTGCGCACCGAGGTCTGGGAGCGCGATCGCGCGATCGCCTATTACACCGAAAACAACGAGCCCTATAAGGTCGAGCTGGTCAACCGGATCCCCGAGGGCGAGCCGCTGCGGATGTATTGGCACGGCAGCTGGCAGGACCTCTGCCGCGGCCCGCATCTGCAACATACCGGCCAGGTGCCGGCGGATGCCTTCAAGCTCACCCATGTCGCGGGCGCCTATTGGCTGGGCGACAGCACCCGCCCGATGCTGCAACGCATCTACGGCGTGGCCTTCCGCTCGCGCGAGGATCTCAAAGCGCATATGACCATGCTCGAGGAGGCCGCCAAGCGCGACCACCGCAAGCTCGGCCGCGAAATGGATCTCTTCCACATGCAGGAAGAGGCGCCGGGCCAGGTGTTCTGGCACCCGAACGGCTGGACGATCTACACCACGCTGCAAGATTACATGCGCCGCCGCCAGCGCGCCGACGGTTATGTCGAGGTCAACACGCCGCAGGTGGTGAACCGCAACCTGTGGGAAAAATCCGGCCACTGGGAAAACTACCGCGAGAACATGTTCATCGTCGAGGTCGACGAGGAGGGCGCGCGCGAGAAGGTGATCAACGCGCTCAAACCGATGAACTGCCCCTGCCATGTGCAGATCTTCAACGTCGGGCTGAAGAGCTACCGCGACCTGCCCTTGCGCATGGCGGAATTTGGCTCCTGCGCGCGCTATGAGCCCTCGGGGGCGCTGCACGGCATCATGCGGGTGCGCGGCTTCACCCAGGACGACGCGCATATCTTCTGCACCGAGGCGCAGATCGAGGCGGAAACCAAGAAATTCATCGACTTCCTGTCGCAGATCTACGCCGATCTGGGCTTCACCGCCTGGCGCATCAAACTCTCCACCCGGCCGGAAAAACGCATCGGCAGCGAGGAGAGCTGGGATCACGCCGAGGCCGCGCTCGCCAATGCCTGCCAGCACGCGGGCTATGACTTCGAGCTGTTCCCGGGCGAAGGCGCCTTCTACGGGCCGAAACTCGAATTCGTGCTCACCGATGCGATCGGGCGCGATTGGCAATGCGGCACGCTGCAGGTCGACCAGAACCTGCCCGAGCGGCTCGATGCGAGCTACATCGGCGCCGATGGCGAACGCCACCGCCCGGTGATGCTGCACCGCGCCTGCCTCGGCTCCTTCGAGCGCTTCATCGGCATGTTGATCGAGAACTTCGCCGGCAAGCTGCCGCTGTGGCTCGCGCCGCGGCAGGTGGTCGTCGCCTCGATCGTCTCGGATGCCGATGACTATGTCCGCGAGGTCACCGCCGCGCTCACCGCCGCCGGGATCCGCGCCGAGGCCGATACCCGCAACGAGAAGATCAACTACAAGGTCCGCGAACATTCGCTCGGCAAGGTGCCCTATATCTTCGCGATCGGCATGAAAGAGGTCGAGGAGCGCTCGGTCTCGGTGCGCCAGCTGGGCGAAACCCGCACCCGCACCGCGCAACTCGACGAGATCCTGGCCGAGCTCGCCGCCGAGGCCACGCCGCCCGATCTGCGCTGA
- a CDS encoding alpha/beta fold hydrolase, producing the protein MTETFITPEGREIAYQRQPGAGPGVVFLHGFKSDMEGSKAVDLAAWAAAEGRAFLRFDYSGHGRSGGRFEEGAIGDWFEDARDTIAALTSGPQILVGSSMGGWIALLIARARPDLVAGLVTVAAAPDFTENGFWAGFTREQKRELEEIGHVDLPSDYSEPYRITRRLINEGRNRLVLESPLALPFPARFLQGTADRSVPVDWALRLLEHAEGPDLRLTLVKGADHSFSGPDELALIRATLAEVTARIR; encoded by the coding sequence ATGACCGAGACGTTCATCACCCCCGAGGGCCGCGAGATCGCCTATCAGCGCCAGCCCGGGGCGGGGCCGGGGGTGGTTTTCCTGCACGGGTTCAAATCCGACATGGAGGGCTCGAAGGCGGTCGATCTCGCGGCCTGGGCCGCGGCCGAGGGGCGGGCGTTTTTGCGGTTCGACTATTCGGGTCATGGCCGCTCGGGGGGGCGGTTCGAGGAGGGCGCGATCGGCGATTGGTTCGAGGATGCGCGCGACACGATCGCGGCCTTGACCTCGGGGCCGCAGATCCTCGTGGGCTCCTCGATGGGCGGCTGGATCGCGCTTTTGATCGCGCGCGCGCGCCCCGATCTCGTCGCCGGGCTCGTCACCGTGGCGGCTGCGCCCGATTTCACCGAAAACGGCTTCTGGGCGGGGTTCACGCGTGAGCAAAAGCGCGAGCTCGAGGAGATCGGCCATGTCGATCTGCCCTCGGACTACTCCGAGCCCTACCGCATCACGCGGCGGCTGATCAACGAGGGGCGCAACCGGCTGGTGCTCGAGAGCCCGCTCGCGCTGCCCTTTCCGGCGCGGTTCCTGCAGGGCACGGCGGATCGCTCGGTGCCGGTCGATTGGGCGCTGCGGCTTCTCGAGCATGCCGAGGGGCCCGATCTGCGCCTCACCCTTGTCAAGGGGGCCGATCACTCCTTCTCCGGGCCCGACGAGCTCGCGCTGATCCGCGCGACGCTGGCCGAGGTCACGGCGCGGATCCGCTGA
- a CDS encoding alpha/beta fold hydrolase, translating into MSAEPLIFLPGFLCDARLFWHQIIDFSAERMVICAPLLGESVEEMAEAVLAAAPEKFALIGHWLGGIVAMEILRRAPDRVSQIALIDVSPLPETPAVASAREARIVRARTGRLDEAVLEEIPAGALAPGETRLHAQAMLLDMAQALGPEGFTRQSRALMRRPDQQRALRNTKVRALLICGEYDTICPPRRHEFLAELMPHAEFRLILSAGHLSPLEQPQKVTLALRDWLEAPLLLR; encoded by the coding sequence ATGTCCGCCGAGCCGCTGATTTTCCTGCCGGGGTTCCTCTGTGATGCCCGGCTGTTCTGGCATCAGATCATCGATTTCTCCGCCGAGCGGATGGTGATCTGCGCGCCGCTCCTGGGCGAGAGCGTCGAGGAGATGGCCGAGGCCGTGCTCGCCGCGGCGCCGGAGAAATTCGCGCTGATCGGCCATTGGCTTGGCGGCATCGTCGCGATGGAGATCTTGCGCCGCGCGCCCGATCGGGTGAGCCAGATCGCGCTGATCGATGTCTCGCCGCTGCCCGAGACGCCCGCGGTGGCCTCGGCGCGCGAGGCGCGGATCGTGCGCGCGCGCACCGGGCGGCTCGATGAGGCGGTGCTCGAGGAGATCCCCGCAGGCGCGCTCGCGCCCGGCGAGACGCGGCTCCATGCGCAGGCGATGTTGCTCGACATGGCCCAGGCGCTCGGCCCCGAGGGCTTCACCCGGCAAAGCCGCGCGCTGATGCGCCGGCCCGACCAACAGCGCGCGCTGCGCAACACCAAGGTGCGCGCGCTGCTGATCTGCGGGGAATATGACACGATCTGCCCGCCGCGCCGGCATGAATTCCTCGCCGAGCTGATGCCCCATGCGGAGTTCCGGCTGATCCTGAGCGCGGGCCATCTGAGCCCGCTCGAACAGCCGCAAAAGGTCACGCTCGCGCTGCGCGACTGGCTCGAGGCGCCGCTGCTGCTGCGCTGA
- the ilvN gene encoding acetolactate synthase small subunit, translating into MAALNIKKGATSHSAYDLRDFHSEVERSHTLAVVVDNEAGVLARVIGLFSGRGYNIDSLTVAEIDHKGHRSRITIVTRGTMAVIDQIKAQLGRIVPVHQVIDLTTEAQPVERELALFKVAGTGEKRVEALRLADIFRANVVDSTLESFVFEITGTPDKIDAFAELMRPLGLVDVARTGVAALPRGAA; encoded by the coding sequence ATGGCCGCTCTGAACATCAAGAAGGGCGCGACCTCGCATTCGGCCTATGACCTGCGCGATTTCCACTCGGAAGTGGAGCGCAGCCATACGCTGGCGGTGGTGGTGGACAACGAGGCCGGCGTGTTGGCGCGGGTGATCGGGCTGTTCTCCGGGCGCGGCTACAACATCGACAGCCTGACCGTGGCCGAGATCGACCACAAGGGCCACCGCTCGCGGATCACCATCGTGACGCGCGGCACGATGGCGGTGATCGACCAGATCAAGGCTCAGCTTGGCCGGATCGTGCCGGTGCATCAGGTGATCGACCTGACCACCGAGGCGCAGCCGGTCGAGCGGGAGCTTGCGCTCTTCAAGGTCGCGGGCACCGGCGAGAAGCGCGTCGAGGCGCTGCGGCTGGCCGATATCTTCCGCGCCAATGTGGTGGATTCGACGCTCGAGAGCTTCGTCTTCGAGATCACCGGCACGCCCGACAAGATCGACGCCTTTGCCGAGCTGATGCGTCCGCTCGGGCTTGTCGATGTGGCGCGCACCGGCGTTGCGGCGCTGCCGCGCGGCGCGGCCTGA
- a CDS encoding acetolactate synthase 3 large subunit, with amino-acid sequence MSRQMTGADMVVQALKDQGVEVIFGYPGGAVLPIYDAIFQQNDIRHILVRHEQAAIHMAEGYARSTGKPGCALVTSGPGATNAVTGLTDALMDSIPLVVFSGQVPTFMIGTDGFQEADTVGITRPCTKHNWLVKDTDKLAETIHQAFHVATSGRPGPVLIDLPKDVQFATGTYTGPKQANTSNYQPKVKGDIEAITKLVELIETAERPIFYTGGGVVNSGPAASQLMCELVDATGFPITSTLMGLGSYPASGKHWLGMLGMHGLYEANLAMHDCDLMINLGARFDDRITGRVSDFSPKSTKVHVDIDASSINKIVHVDLPIVGDVGHVLEDVLKVWKARGRKVNKEGLAKWWAKIDGWKKVKCLAYTGSETVIKPQYALERLEALTKGRDRYITTEVGQHQMWAAQFLGFEAPNRWMTSGGLGTMGYGFPASIGVQIAHPDALVINVAGEASWLMNMQEMGTATQFRTPVKQFILNNERLGMVRQWQDLLHGGRYSQSWSESLPDFVKLAEAFGWKGIMVSDPKDLDDAILEMINHDGPVLFDCLVEKHENCFPMIPSGKPHNEMLLAADAAAFTSGAALV; translated from the coding sequence ATGTCACGGCAGATGACCGGCGCGGATATGGTGGTGCAGGCGCTCAAGGATCAAGGCGTCGAAGTGATCTTCGGCTATCCGGGGGGCGCGGTCCTGCCGATCTATGATGCGATCTTCCAGCAAAACGACATCCGCCACATCCTCGTGCGCCACGAACAGGCCGCGATCCACATGGCGGAGGGCTATGCGCGCTCGACCGGCAAGCCGGGCTGCGCGCTGGTGACCTCGGGGCCCGGCGCGACCAATGCGGTCACCGGGCTGACCGATGCGCTGATGGACAGCATCCCGCTTGTCGTGTTCTCGGGCCAGGTGCCGACCTTCATGATCGGCACCGATGGTTTCCAGGAGGCCGATACGGTGGGCATCACGCGGCCCTGCACCAAGCATAACTGGCTGGTGAAGGATACCGACAAGCTGGCCGAGACGATCCATCAGGCCTTCCATGTGGCGACCTCGGGGCGCCCCGGCCCGGTGCTGATCGACCTGCCGAAGGATGTGCAATTCGCCACCGGCACCTATACCGGCCCGAAACAGGCCAATACCTCGAATTATCAGCCGAAGGTGAAGGGCGATATCGAGGCGATCACCAAGCTCGTCGAGCTGATCGAGACCGCCGAGCGGCCGATCTTCTACACCGGCGGCGGGGTGGTGAACTCGGGCCCGGCGGCGAGCCAGCTGATGTGCGAGCTGGTCGATGCGACCGGCTTCCCGATCACCTCGACGCTGATGGGCCTCGGCTCCTACCCGGCGAGCGGCAAGCATTGGCTGGGCATGCTCGGCATGCACGGGCTCTATGAAGCCAATCTCGCGATGCATGACTGCGATCTGATGATCAACCTCGGCGCGCGGTTCGACGACCGGATCACCGGGCGGGTTTCGGATTTCTCGCCGAAATCGACCAAGGTCCATGTCGATATCGACGCTTCCTCGATCAACAAGATCGTGCATGTCGATCTGCCGATCGTGGGCGATGTGGGCCATGTGCTCGAGGATGTGCTCAAGGTCTGGAAGGCGCGCGGGCGCAAGGTCAACAAGGAGGGCTTGGCCAAGTGGTGGGCCAAGATCGACGGCTGGAAGAAGGTCAAATGCCTCGCCTATACGGGCTCGGAAACGGTCATCAAGCCGCAATATGCGCTGGAGCGGCTCGAGGCGCTGACCAAGGGGCGCGATCGCTACATCACCACCGAAGTGGGCCAGCACCAGATGTGGGCGGCGCAGTTTCTGGGATTTGAGGCGCCCAACCGCTGGATGACGTCGGGCGGGCTCGGCACGATGGGCTATGGGTTCCCCGCCTCGATCGGCGTGCAGATCGCGCATCCCGATGCGCTGGTGATCAACGTGGCGGGCGAGGCGAGCTGGCTGATGAACATGCAGGAAATGGGCACCGCGACCCAGTTCCGCACCCCGGTCAAGCAGTTCATCCTCAACAACGAGCGGCTCGGGATGGTGCGTCAGTGGCAAGATCTCTTGCATGGCGGGCGCTATTCGCAAAGCTGGTCGGAGAGCCTGCCCGATTTCGTGAAGCTCGCCGAGGCCTTTGGCTGGAAGGGGATCATGGTCTCCGATCCGAAGGATCTCGACGATGCGATCCTGGAGATGATCAACCACGACGGGCCGGTGCTCTTCGATTGCCTCGTCGAGAAGCATGAGAACTGCTTCCCGATGATCCCCTCGGGCAAGCCGCATAACGAGATGCTGCTCGCGGCCGATGCGGCGGCCTTCACCTCGGGGGCGGCGCTGGTGTGA
- a CDS encoding VOC family protein: MRPRLTVLTLAVADLERAFGFYHAGLGWPSAGIVGREFEHGAVAFFDLEGGVRLALWAAADLAHETGLAPGGGGGEGGGEGGGATRLSLGHNVATRAEVDAVMAAAGAAGARVIKPAQETFWGGYGGYFADPDGHLWEVVWNPALLPAD; the protein is encoded by the coding sequence ATGCGCCCCCGTCTGACCGTTCTGACCCTGGCCGTGGCCGATCTCGAGCGCGCCTTCGGGTTTTACCACGCGGGCCTTGGCTGGCCGAGCGCGGGGATCGTCGGGCGGGAGTTCGAGCATGGGGCGGTGGCGTTTTTCGATCTCGAGGGGGGTGTGCGGCTCGCGCTCTGGGCCGCGGCGGATCTCGCCCATGAGACCGGGCTCGCGCCGGGCGGCGGCGGCGGAGAGGGCGGCGGAGAGGGCGGCGGCGCGACCCGGCTCTCGCTGGGCCATAATGTCGCCACCCGCGCCGAGGTCGATGCGGTGATGGCCGCGGCCGGGGCCGCCGGGGCGCGGGTGATCAAGCCCGCGCAGGAGACCTTCTGGGGCGGCTATGGCGGGTATTTTGCCGACCCCGACGGCCATCTGTGGGAGGTGGTCTGGAACCCGGCGCTCCTTCCGGCGGACTGA
- a CDS encoding TRAP transporter small permease subunit, with amino-acid sequence MGGLLALSRLIDRINETIGKGVSWLILAAVIISAANAVIRKVFNISSNAWLEAQWYLYGAAFLLAAAYTLKQNEHIRIDIVYGAFSRRVQHWIDLFGHVVFLLPFVGLMLYLLGPFVMRSYHSGEMSTNAGGLMLWPAKALLLIGFSQMFAQGVSEIIKKIAVMRGLIEDPFPATGHHGLDPIAKEEGL; translated from the coding sequence ATGGGCGGTTTGCTGGCGCTGTCGCGCCTGATCGACCGGATCAACGAGACGATCGGCAAGGGCGTGTCCTGGCTGATCCTGGCGGCGGTGATCATCTCGGCGGCCAATGCGGTCATTCGCAAGGTCTTCAATATTTCGTCGAACGCATGGCTCGAGGCGCAGTGGTATCTCTACGGCGCGGCCTTCCTGCTGGCGGCGGCCTATACGCTCAAGCAAAACGAGCATATCCGCATCGACATCGTCTACGGCGCCTTCTCGCGCCGGGTGCAGCACTGGATCGATCTCTTCGGCCATGTGGTGTTCCTGCTGCCCTTCGTCGGGCTGATGCTCTACCTGCTCGGGCCTTTCGTGATGCGCTCCTATCATTCGGGCGAGATGTCGACCAACGCGGGCGGGCTGATGCTGTGGCCGGCCAAGGCGCTCTTGCTGATCGGCTTCTCGCAGATGTTCGCCCAAGGGGTGTCGGAGATCATCAAGAAGATCGCGGTGATGCGCGGGCTGATCGAGGACCCGTTCCCGGCGACCGGCCATCACGGCCTTGATCCGATCGCGAAAGAGGAGGGGCTGTGA
- a CDS encoding TRAP transporter large permease: MMELIAQNMAPIMFVSLIFFLLLGYPVAFALAANGLLFFVIGTELAPLSNGTINLSWPLLNAMPERFWGVLSNDTLLAIPFFTFMGIVLEKSGMAEDLLDTIGQLFGPVRGGLAYAVIIVGALLAATTGVVAASVIAMGLISLPIMLRYGYDRSLASGVIAASGTLAQIIPPSLVLIVLADQLGRSVGDMYKGALIPSFVLTGIYLGYVLVMSFLKPQSMPALPKEARTLGSGVMSLIVALAIGTGVFYAAFKWFDNGVNTKNAEILAASVAVIVTYLLALIDKGLKINLMSRLAQQVVIVLIPPLALIFLVLGTIFLGVATPTEGGAMGAVGALILSAVKRRLDGGVVREALAATTRLSAFVMFILLGARVFSLTFYGVNGHLWVEHLLTSLPGGETGFLIVVSILVFFLAFFLDFFELAFIIVPLLAPAAEKMGIDLVWFGVILGVNMQTSFMHPPFGFALFFLRSVAPKVPYLDKVTGKLTDPVKTSQIYWGAVPFVFIQIAMIGVVMAFPGMVMHYKGKVVDPSTVEFKLPDMPGLGGLDGGLGGGLPGAAPGALPAPGGLGLPPLGGPGAPTGAPAAPPQGGDASLGIPAPMGLGTLPPISN; this comes from the coding sequence ATGATGGAACTTATCGCGCAGAACATGGCGCCGATCATGTTCGTCTCGCTGATCTTCTTCCTGCTCTTGGGCTATCCGGTGGCCTTTGCGCTGGCCGCGAACGGGCTTTTGTTCTTCGTCATCGGCACCGAGCTCGCGCCGCTCTCGAATGGCACGATCAACCTGAGCTGGCCGCTTCTGAACGCGATGCCGGAGCGGTTCTGGGGGGTGTTGAGCAACGACACATTGCTCGCGATCCCGTTCTTCACCTTCATGGGGATCGTGCTGGAGAAATCCGGCATGGCGGAGGATCTGCTCGACACGATCGGCCAGCTTTTCGGGCCGGTGCGCGGCGGGCTTGCCTATGCGGTGATCATCGTCGGCGCGCTCTTGGCGGCGACGACGGGGGTCGTGGCGGCCTCGGTGATCGCGATGGGGCTGATCAGCTTGCCGATCATGCTGCGCTATGGCTATGACCGCTCGCTCGCCTCGGGCGTGATCGCGGCCTCGGGGACGCTCGCGCAGATCATCCCGCCCTCGCTCGTGCTGATCGTGCTGGCCGACCAGCTCGGCCGCTCGGTGGGCGATATGTATAAAGGCGCGCTGATCCCGTCCTTCGTGCTGACCGGGATCTATCTGGGCTATGTGCTGGTGATGTCCTTCCTCAAGCCGCAGTCGATGCCGGCCCTGCCCAAGGAGGCGCGCACGCTCGGCTCGGGGGTGATGTCGCTGATCGTGGCGCTGGCGATCGGCACGGGGGTCTTCTACGCGGCGTTCAAATGGTTCGACAACGGCGTCAACACCAAGAACGCCGAGATCCTGGCGGCCTCGGTGGCGGTGATCGTGACCTATCTCTTGGCGCTGATCGACAAGGGGCTCAAGATCAACCTGATGAGCCGGCTGGCGCAACAGGTGGTGATCGTGCTGATCCCGCCCTTGGCGCTGATCTTCCTCGTGCTCGGCACGATCTTCCTCGGGGTCGCGACGCCCACCGAAGGCGGCGCGATGGGCGCGGTCGGGGCGCTGATCCTCTCGGCGGTGAAGCGGCGCCTCGATGGCGGGGTGGTGCGCGAGGCGCTGGCGGCGACGACCCGGCTCTCGGCCTTCGTGATGTTCATCCTCCTGGGCGCGCGGGTCTTCTCGCTGACCTTCTACGGCGTGAACGGCCACCTCTGGGTCGAGCATCTCTTGACCTCGCTGCCGGGTGGCGAGACGGGCTTCCTGATCGTCGTCTCGATCCTGGTGTTCTTCCTCGCCTTCTTCCTCGATTTCTTCGAGCTGGCCTTCATCATCGTGCCGCTTCTGGCACCGGCGGCCGAGAAGATGGGGATCGACCTGGTCTGGTTCGGGGTGATCCTCGGCGTGAACATGCAGACCTCGTTCATGCACCCGCCGTTCGGCTTCGCGCTGTTCTTCCTGCGCTCGGTCGCGCCGAAGGTGCCCTATCTCGACAAGGTCACCGGCAAGCTCACCGATCCGGTGAAGACCTCGCAGATCTACTGGGGCGCGGTGCCCTTCGTGTTCATCCAGATCGCGATGATCGGCGTGGTGATGGCCTTCCCGGGGATGGTGATGCATTACAAGGGCAAGGTCGTGGATCCCTCGACGGTCGAGTTCAAGCTGCCCGACATGCCGGGCCTGGGCGGGCTCGATGGCGGCCTCGGCGGCGGGCTTCCGGGCGCGGCCCCGGGCGCGCTGCCCGCGCCGGGCGGGCTCGGCCTGCCGCCGCTGGGCGGCCCGGGCGCGCCGACCGGCGCCCCCGCGGCGCCCCCGCAGGGCGGCGACGCGAGCCTCGGCATCCCCGCCCCGATGGGGCTCGGCACGCTTCCCCCGATCTCGAACTGA
- a CDS encoding DUF1289 domain-containing protein, producing the protein MAENTRKNTDAVWTREEIESPCVKLCAIHPEEKICVGCYRTLAEIGGWSRMSPEERRAVMAELPARAPRLKQRRGGRTRSAPDQG; encoded by the coding sequence ATGGCTGAAAACACGCGGAAAAATACCGATGCGGTCTGGACGCGCGAGGAGATCGAGAGCCCCTGCGTGAAGCTCTGCGCAATCCACCCCGAGGAGAAGATCTGCGTGGGCTGCTACCGCACGCTGGCCGAGATCGGCGGCTGGTCGCGGATGAGCCCAGAGGAGCGGCGCGCGGTGATGGCCGAGCTTCCCGCGCGCGCGCCCCGCCTCAAACAGCGCCGCGGCGGACGCACCCGCTCCGCCCCCGATCAGGGCTGA
- the ruvX gene encoding Holliday junction resolvase RuvX: MICASIEEFAAALPRFGALAGLDLGTKTIGVAVSDRLRSVASPLSTIRREKFTLDVEKLLKITAEREIAGLVLGLPMNMDGSEGPRCQSTRAFARNLEKLSPLPITFWDERLSTVAAERAMLEADMSRKRRAEVIDHVAAGFILQGALDRLGYMGGAHG, encoded by the coding sequence ATGATCTGCGCGAGCATCGAGGAGTTCGCCGCCGCCCTGCCCCGCTTCGGCGCGCTGGCCGGGCTCGATCTCGGCACCAAGACGATTGGCGTGGCGGTCTCCGACCGGCTGCGCTCGGTCGCCTCGCCGCTCTCGACGATCCGGCGCGAGAAATTCACCCTCGATGTCGAGAAGCTGCTGAAGATCACCGCCGAGCGCGAGATCGCGGGGCTCGTGCTCGGGCTGCCGATGAACATGGACGGCTCGGAGGGCCCGCGCTGCCAGTCGACGCGGGCCTTCGCGCGCAACCTCGAAAAACTCTCGCCGCTGCCGATCACCTTCTGGGATGAACGCCTCTCGACCGTCGCGGCCGAACGCGCCATGCTCGAGGCCGACATGAGCCGCAAGCGCCGCGCCGAGGTGATCGACCATGTGGCGGCCGGGTTCATCTTGCAGGGCGCGCTCGACCGGCTGGGCTATATGGGCGGGGCACATGGCTGA